A region from the Vibrio rumoiensis genome encodes:
- a CDS encoding anhydro-N-acetylmuramic acid kinase, producing MEKYIGIMSGTSLDGVDTALVETDGKSIRLLAQDFFTMPEDLKQDVLDVCIGQQTTLLKIGEIDHRLGKVFADAVDQLIDKNSLNRSDIKAIGSHGQTVFHAPDSAYPFTMQIGDANIIAAQTGITTVADFRRKDMALGGQGAPLVPAFHKALFDHLENNIVILNIGGIANISIINGDKTSGYDTGPGNMLMDAWVQKHFGKPYDKDAAIARAGKVNQPLLKALLAESYLQLPAPKSTGRELFNLPWLEEKLTRFTLSNEDVLTTLAEFTAITIANEVEELTQNHRINELLACGGGANNPLLMERLQQLLPEWQIGNTLKYGIDADYMEAMAFAWLAHQTINGLPGNLPAATGASRLAVLGAIYLPS from the coding sequence ATGGAAAAATACATCGGCATTATGTCTGGCACCAGTTTAGATGGTGTGGATACCGCATTAGTTGAAACCGATGGAAAGTCGATTCGCTTACTGGCGCAAGATTTTTTCACTATGCCAGAGGATTTAAAACAAGACGTATTAGATGTGTGTATTGGCCAACAGACCACGTTACTTAAAATCGGCGAAATTGATCATCGCTTAGGTAAGGTGTTTGCCGATGCAGTGGATCAACTAATAGATAAAAACAGCTTAAATAGAAGCGATATTAAAGCTATCGGTAGCCATGGCCAAACGGTGTTTCATGCACCTGATTCCGCTTACCCTTTCACCATGCAAATTGGGGATGCCAATATTATCGCCGCGCAAACAGGCATTACAACCGTGGCGGATTTTCGACGCAAAGACATGGCATTAGGTGGTCAAGGTGCCCCGCTGGTTCCGGCATTTCATAAAGCCCTATTTGATCACCTTGAAAATAACATCGTCATTTTAAATATTGGTGGAATTGCCAATATTTCTATTATCAATGGCGATAAAACTTCGGGCTATGATACCGGGCCTGGCAACATGCTCATGGATGCTTGGGTTCAGAAACACTTTGGTAAACCTTATGATAAGGATGCCGCGATTGCCCGAGCCGGTAAGGTAAATCAACCTCTTCTCAAAGCCTTATTAGCTGAAAGCTACTTACAGCTTCCCGCCCCGAAAAGCACTGGCAGAGAATTATTTAACCTTCCTTGGCTAGAAGAAAAATTAACACGCTTTACATTAAGCAATGAAGATGTCCTTACTACGCTCGCCGAATTTACCGCCATAACCATTGCTAACGAAGTAGAAGAGCTCACTCAAAATCACCGCATTAATGAGTTATTGGCTTGTGGCGGTGGGGCGAACAATCCATTACTTATGGAGAGGCTGCAACAACTGCTTCCTGAGTGGCAAATAGGCAATACATTAAAATATGGTATTGATGCCGATTACATGGAGGCAATGGCTTTTGCTTGGCTTGCACACCAAACCATCAACGGTTTACCGGGTAACCTACCCGCTGCGACAGGAGCTTCACGTCTGGCGGTATTAGGCGCGATCTACTTACCTTCATAA
- the nagZ gene encoding beta-N-acetylhexosaminidase — MGPLWLDVEGYELDAEDKEILAHPTVGGVILFARNYHDNEQLIALNHAIRQAAKRPILIGVDQEGGRVQRFRDGFTKIPPAQAYAQMNNGVEAAELGGWLMAAELIAHDIDLSFAPVLDQSFQCKAIGSRAFGEDLETILTYSSAYMKGMKQVGMATTGKHFPGHGGVIVDSHYETPFDNRNDIFENDMAIFKAQIDAGILDAMMPAHVVYPNYDDQPASGSPYWLKDVLRNQLGFKGIVFSDDLNMEGAAIMGGPAERSLKSMQSGCDMVLMCNNRPSAIEVLDNLPIVEVPQAINLLKQQSFSLKDLQATERWQQANRIMNQYWDSAE, encoded by the coding sequence ATGGGTCCATTGTGGTTAGACGTTGAAGGCTATGAACTTGATGCGGAAGATAAAGAAATTCTGGCACACCCAACCGTTGGTGGTGTGATTTTATTTGCGCGCAATTATCATGACAATGAACAACTTATCGCCTTGAATCATGCTATTCGCCAAGCGGCTAAGCGTCCTATTCTTATCGGTGTCGATCAAGAAGGAGGCCGCGTACAACGCTTCCGTGATGGGTTTACTAAGATCCCACCGGCGCAAGCCTATGCACAAATGAACAATGGCGTTGAAGCAGCCGAACTCGGTGGCTGGCTAATGGCGGCAGAGTTAATTGCTCACGATATCGATTTAAGTTTTGCACCAGTGCTCGATCAATCGTTTCAATGTAAAGCGATTGGCAGTCGAGCGTTTGGTGAAGATCTTGAGACCATTTTGACCTACAGCTCTGCCTATATGAAAGGCATGAAGCAAGTGGGTATGGCAACAACCGGTAAACACTTTCCAGGTCATGGTGGCGTGATTGTCGATTCGCATTACGAAACACCATTCGATAATCGCAACGATATTTTTGAAAATGACATGGCAATTTTTAAAGCTCAGATTGATGCGGGGATACTTGATGCCATGATGCCAGCTCATGTGGTTTATCCAAATTATGATGATCAGCCAGCCAGTGGTTCGCCTTACTGGCTAAAAGACGTATTGCGCAATCAGCTCGGCTTTAAAGGCATCGTGTTTTCAGATGACTTAAACATGGAAGGCGCTGCAATCATGGGGGGGCCTGCGGAACGCTCGCTCAAATCAATGCAATCAGGTTGTGACATGGTATTAATGTGTAATAACCGTCCATCGGCGATTGAAGTGCTCGATAATCTACCTATCGTAGAAGTACCACAAGCGATCAACTTACTGAAACAACAAAGCTTTAGTTTGAAAGATCTACAAGCTACCGAACGCTGGCAGCAAGCAAACCGTATTATGAATCAGTATTGGGATAGTGCTGAATAG